Proteins encoded within one genomic window of Setaria italica strain Yugu1 chromosome IV, Setaria_italica_v2.0, whole genome shotgun sequence:
- the LOC101767041 gene encoding aquaporin PIP1-6, whose translation MAGGKLQDRFQDDEDVRVGVDRFPERHPIGATAADDLGRDYTEPPPAPLFDAAELSSWSFYRAGIAEFVATFLFLYVTVLAVMGVSNSPSKCGTVGVQGIAWAFGGMIFALVYCTAGVSGGHINPAVTFGLLLARKLSLPRAGYYAVMQCLGAACGAGVVKALVGGALYEAAGGGANAVNPGYTKGDGLGAEIVGTFVLVYTVFSATDAKRSARDSHVPVLAPLPIGLAVFLVHLATIPITGTGINPARSLGAAIIYDRPHGWHGHWIFWVGPFTGAALAAVYHQVVIRAIPFKSSAHY comes from the exons ATGGCAGGAGGTAAGCTGCAGGACAGGTTTCAGGACGACGAGGACGTGCGCGTGGGCGTGGACCGCTTCCCAGAGCGGCACCCCATCGGTGCGACGGCAGCGGACGACCTGGGCCGCGACTAcaccgagccgccgccggcgccgctgttCGACGCCGCCGAGCTCTCGTCCTGGTCATTCTACCGTGCCGGCATCGCCGAGTTCGTGGCCACGTTCCTCTTCCTCTACGTGACGGTCCTGGCCGTGATGGGCGTCAGCAATTCCCCCTCCAAGTGCGGCACGGTGGGCGTCCAGGGCATCGCGTGGGCGTTCGGCGGCATGATCTTCGCGCTCGTCTACTGCACCGCTGGCGTCTCCGGCGGCCACATCAACCCGGCCGTCACCTTCGGGCTCCTCCTGGCCCGgaagctgtcgctgccgcgggcGGGCTACTACGCGGTGATGCAGTGCCTTGGCGCTgcctgcggcgccggcgtcgtgaAGGCGCTCGTCGGTGGCGCGCTATAcgaggccgcgggcggcggcgccaacgCCGTGAACCCGGGTTACACCAAGGGCGACGGCCTCGGCGCCGAGATCGTGGGCACGTTCGTGCTCGTCTACACCGTGTTCTCCGCCACCGACGCCAAGCGCAGCGCCAGGGACTCCCACGTCCCGGTGCTCGCGCCGCTGCCCATCGGGCTCGCCGTGTTCCTGGTGCACCTCGCCACCATCCCCATCACCGGCACCGGCATCAACCCCGCCAGGAGCCTCGGCGCCGCCATCATCTACGACAGGCCGCACGGCTGGCACGGGCAC TGGATCTTCTGGGTGGGGCCGTTCACCGGAGCGGCGCTTGCTGCGGTGTACCACCAGGTTGTGATCAGGGCCATCCCCTTCAAATCCAGCGCTCACTACTAG
- the LOC101766359 gene encoding 26.2 kDa heat shock protein, mitochondrial: MDSAAVVKVVPQAGLVKELPAAPSVVVPQVGIVEELPPAPSVAVNGVPQVGIVEELPPAPSVAVNGVPQSVLVKELPAAPSVAVSGAPQAVLVKELPAVDASSVLGKSVVSARSPNTTEEPSGEDTAFDHRRALDLSVPKHFSPGARDLFGEPMKLTQLLSLMENGAAASGTGFSGRGWWVSKEDNDALQLKVAMPGLGKEHVKVLAEKNILVIKGEGNKDPEDGDNKGPAKYSRRFQLPAEAFKMDQIKAEMNNGVLKVTVPKIKDEERKDVFQIKVE, from the exons ATGGATTCCGCCGCCGTCGTCAAGGTTGTCCCGCAGGCCGGCCTCGTCAAGGAActccccgccgcgccgtccgTCGTCGTCCCGCAGGTCGGCATCGTCGAGGAGCTCCCTCCCGCGCCTTCCGTCGCCGTCAATGGTGTCCCGCAGGTCGGCATCGTCGAGGAGCTCCCTCCCGCGCCTTCCGTCGCCGTCAATGGTGTCCCGCAATCCGTCCTCGTCAAGGAGCTCCCCGCCGCACCGTCCGTCGCCGTCAGTGGTGCCCCGCAGGCCGTCCTCGTCAAGGAACTCCCCGCGGTCGACGCGTCGTCCGTGCTCGGGAAGTCCGTCGTCTCCGCCCGCTCCCCCAACACCACCGAGGAGCCCAGTGGCGAGGACACCGCCTTCGACCACCGCCGCGCGCTCGACCTCTCCGTCCCCAAGCACTTCTCCCCAG GCGCGCGGGACCTGTTCGGCGAGCCGATGAAGCTGACCCAGCTGCTGTCGCTGATGGAGAACGGCGCTGCGGCGTCCGGGACCGGCTTCTCCGGGCGCGGGTGGTGGGTGTCGAAGGAGGACAACGACGCGCTGCAGCTGAAGGTGGCGATGCCGGGGCTGGGGAAGGAGCACGTGAAGGTGTTGGCGGAGAAGAACATCCTGGTGATCAAGGGCGAGGGCAACAAGGACCCCGAGGACGGCGACAACAAGGGCCCGGCGAAGTACAGCCGCCGCTTCCAGCTCCCCGCAGAGGCCTTCAAGATGGACCAGATCAAGGCGGAGATGAACAACGGCGTGCTCAAGGTGACCGTTCCCAAGATCAAGGACGAGGAGCGCAAGGACGTGTTCCAGATCAAGGTCGAGTAG